From the genome of Adhaeribacter pallidiroseus:
GCTATAAAAGGAGCAAACGTGCGAATTATGGGAATAAAACGGGCTATGATTATGGTTTTAGCCCCGTGCTTTTCGTAAAAATTCTGCGTTTTAAGCAAATGTTCGCGTTTTAATAATTTATAATCGCGCCGAAATACTTTCGGGCCAAAATAATCGCCGATATGGAAGTTTAACGTATCTCCGAGAAAGGCCGCAATAAACAGCAAAATGGTTAGGTAAAAAATATTAAATGGACCTTCTATTGTTTGACCGTTATTCAGCAACTGGGGAGCGGCAAAAGCGCCCGCCGCAAACAACAACGAATCGCCGGGCAAGAAAGGCATTACCACCAGGCCGGTTTCTACAAAAATAATCAGAAAGAGAATTAAGTATGCCCAAACTCCGTAGTCCCGGATAATCTCCGACAAATGAACATCCAGGTGCAAAAAGAAGTCGATAAAGTTGTGCAACAGCTCCATAAGTACAAAGTAAGGCTACTTTAATTTAAGAGAATCTATTTTTAGATAAACTGATATAAAAAAGAGTCGCCGGTGGGGCAACTCTCTGGTACGCAATTATTTTTTAATTTTTTCCAGATTTAAGAAATCCATAAAAGTATCGCCCCGGATTCCCAGGCGAATGGTTTCTAAAGGAATAACTTCGTTCGGAGCAATATTACCTAAATTTACGTTAGCGCCGAGCAATTTAATAAACCAAACCTGTTGCTCTTTTTGCGGAGCTTCCCAGATAATTTTTTCGAAAGGAATTTTTGTGAGAATTTCTTCTACTAAACCACTGCGTACCTCCC
Proteins encoded in this window:
- a CDS encoding DedA family protein: MELLHNFIDFFLHLDVHLSEIIRDYGVWAYLILFLIIFVETGLVVMPFLPGDSLLFAAGAFAAPQLLNNGQTIEGPFNIFYLTILLFIAAFLGDTLNFHIGDYFGPKVFRRDYKLLKREHLLKTQNFYEKHGAKTIIIARFIPIIRTFAPFIAGVGTMKYSRFMAYNIVGGFLWVTGFLLAGYLFGNIPAVKKNFTLVVFAIIAVSILPPLYEFIKQRFTSKKAA